The following coding sequences lie in one Lolium perenne isolate Kyuss_39 chromosome 2, Kyuss_2.0, whole genome shotgun sequence genomic window:
- the LOC127334021 gene encoding uncharacterized protein — MGLCMSSCGAAAAVRSEGLPAASTAMVLLPTGELREYPRGTTAAQALEGLEGFLCDADAMGFEGPAPAVGAGEELRPGQIYFVLPSEARRSGLRREDVAALAVRASAALVDRANAAAASAGGGGGLRRRRAMSVSPLVFAPPKEEAGGNRAAYKTVPAMLAKRCPVGRVKSAGRMQPRFSPDLTAIPECDTYE; from the coding sequence ATGGGGCTCTGCATGTCTAgctgcggcgcggcggcggcggtgcggtCGGAGGGGCTGCCCGCCGCGTCGACGGCGATGGTGCTGCTCCCCACGGGGGAGCTGCGCGAGTACCCGCGCGGCACCACCGCGGCGCAGGCGCTCGAGGGGCTCGAGGGCTTCCTCTGCGACGCCGACGCCATGGGGTTCGAGGGCCCGGCCCCCGCCGTGGGCGCCGGCGAGGAGCTCCGCCCGGGGCAGATCTACTTCGTGCTCCCCTCCGAGGCCCGCCGCTCCGGGCTCCGGCGCGAGGacgtcgccgccctcgccgtcAGGGCGTCCGCGGCGCTCGTCGACAGGGccaacgccgccgccgcgtcggctggcggcggcggcgggctgaGGAGGAGGCGTGCCATGTCCGTGTCGCCGCTCGTGTTCGCGCCGCCGAAAGAGGAGGCGGGCGGGAACCGCGCCGCGTACAAGACCGTGCCGGCGATGCTGGCCAAGAGGTGCCCCGTGGGGCGCGTGAAGAGCGCCGGGAGGATGCAACCGCGCTTCTCCCCCGACCTGACCGCCATTCCCGAGTGCGACACGTACGAGTGA